In Streptomyces sp. P3, one DNA window encodes the following:
- a CDS encoding DUF6602 domain-containing protein — protein sequence MEDDDLDSLVESWQPKQTSDVMRRAFAERCRWVETMLQVRAEAEIRMRAANYSSGPAIEAIFREELGRILPRRYQVTCGTLSDGSGNTAGDCDVVVFNDTWFPTVKQRATADDRQHVMPIEGAYAVIEVKQTLTQRSLDEALGKLVTCHRLDRPLMPVGRMVENRSFGGGGNRIGNPLFSAIVATRRDPGTPLSDLVERFLAVNRRLNRLEMVHCLCILGEVCYLWGWVPQGSSEANVATFFGPEDLQQPLMLIEGTPDRAESPLGVLVSRLFAHVTNSVLGEVQDIPWAYGIGHALQPYQFGRFQTPPAQSPGP from the coding sequence GTGGAAGACGACGACCTGGATTCCCTGGTGGAATCCTGGCAGCCCAAGCAGACCAGCGACGTGATGCGACGTGCCTTCGCCGAGCGCTGCCGGTGGGTCGAGACCATGCTCCAGGTCCGCGCCGAGGCCGAGATCCGGATGAGGGCTGCCAACTATTCGTCGGGACCGGCCATCGAAGCGATCTTCCGGGAAGAACTCGGCAGGATCCTGCCCCGGCGCTACCAGGTGACCTGCGGAACCTTGTCCGACGGCTCGGGCAACACAGCAGGAGACTGCGACGTTGTCGTCTTCAATGACACCTGGTTCCCGACCGTCAAGCAGCGCGCCACGGCGGACGACCGGCAGCACGTCATGCCGATCGAGGGCGCCTACGCCGTCATTGAGGTGAAGCAGACACTCACCCAGCGCTCCCTGGACGAGGCGCTGGGAAAACTCGTCACCTGTCACAGGCTTGATCGCCCGCTCATGCCGGTGGGCCGTATGGTGGAGAACCGGAGTTTCGGAGGCGGCGGCAACCGAATCGGCAACCCCCTGTTCTCCGCGATCGTTGCCACCCGGCGCGACCCCGGCACACCGCTGAGCGACCTCGTCGAACGCTTCCTGGCCGTCAACCGGCGCCTGAACCGCCTGGAGATGGTGCACTGCCTGTGCATCCTGGGCGAAGTCTGCTACCTCTGGGGATGGGTCCCCCAGGGCAGCAGCGAAGCCAATGTCGCCACCTTCTTCGGTCCCGAGGACCTGCAACAGCCGCTCATGCTCATCGAGGGCACACCCGACCGGGCGGAGTCGCCCCTGGGCGTTCTCGTCTCCCGCCTGTTCGCCCACGTGACCAATTCAGTGCTGGGAGAGGTCCAGGACATCCCGTGGGCGTACGGGATCGGTCATGCCCTGCAGCCCTACCAGTTCGGCAGGTTCCAGACCCCGCCCGCGCAGAGCCCCGGGCCGTGA